Proteins from a single region of Carassius gibelio isolate Cgi1373 ecotype wild population from Czech Republic chromosome B15, carGib1.2-hapl.c, whole genome shotgun sequence:
- the si:dkey-35i13.1 gene encoding uncharacterized protein C11orf87 homolog, whose protein sequence is MSARTSEKRALSIPHCALNGTALAGNGTCFDRVEQLFQAFSSTVVLFVLIAMIVGIIIVSVTTFHFHKSKMKKRKIQKAQEEYERDNCSPKAAKGKPVVRQCIMVRPPAGARKSDPNTEDPRVTEDMRHSGQTKHEDLLESVAVS, encoded by the coding sequence ATGAGTGCCAGGACCTCGGAGAAACGGGCGCTTTCCATTCCCCACTGTGCCTTAAACGGAACCGCTCTGGCCGGCAATGGCACCTGCTTTGACCGGGTGGAGCAGCTGTTCCAGGCGTTCTCCTCCACCGTCGTGCTTTTTGTGCTCATCGCGATGATCGTTGGGATAATAATCGTGTCCGTCACGACCTTCCACTTTCACAAAAGCAAGATGAAAAAGCGCAAGATACAGAAAGCCCAGGAGGAATACGAGCGCGACAACTGCAGTCCCAAAGCGGCCAAAGGCAAGCCGGTGGTCCGGCAGTGCATCATGGTGAGACCCCCCGCGGGAGCGCGCAAAAGTGATCCAAACACGGAGGATCCTCGCGTGACAGAGGACATGAGACACTCAGGACAGACCAAGCATGAGGACTTGTTGGAATCTGTCGCTGTGTCTTGA